TCTTACCTATCCACAGAGGTATACCAGGAGATATCGAAAATAAGTAGGTACAACTACCAGGTCTCCAAATCCGCCTCGGTGAAGCTCCTAAGAGCCTACAACAGCCTCCTCTCCCGCATAGAGAGAGGCGCCGTCGAGGGCGTAGACGACAAGAAACAAGACATGAGAGAACTCAGCGAAAACCAGCAACTACGCCAGGAGATCAACAGCCTGCTCCGCTTCTACATGGGCAACATTAAAAACATCGAGAAGCTTAGAAAATCCATAACCAAGGCCCTGGGCAACGAGGTGGGTAAAGAGGCGGCCGAGCTCCTGTTCGACATCGACATCGACCCCTACAGAGCGAGGCTAGCCAAGATACTGGAGTCCCTCGTCGAGATGATAGCCGCAGTCCAGCCAGAGGTGGAGCAAGGTGTCGTCGCCGAGAGGCGCGGCGTCATATCGGGAGTAACCAGGTTAAGGGCGTACACCGACCTGCAAAAAGCCACAAACCTAAGCAAAGCCATCTACATACAATCCCGCGAGCTATTCGGCTACAAACTAGCCACGAAATCCCTGTCGATATACGACGTGACGCTCGACACCCGGGAAAAGGTGTACCTACTTGTGGACAAGTCCGGCTCCATGTTCTATACGCTGTACGACGGCGTCGCCATGGACATGACGCAGAAAATCACCTGGGCCACAGCCCTCGCCATAGCTCTGATGAAGCGCAGCAAGAAGGTGGTGCTGAGGTTCTTCGACCAGATGGTGTACCCACCCATAACAAATATCAAAGACATTATCAAATCTCTCCTCCGCGTCCTCCCCCTGGGCGGCACCGACATAACAGCCGCGGTCCACACCGCAGTGAGAGACGCAAAACAACAAGGCCTCCACAACTACAAACTAGTCATAATAACAGATGGGGAGGACGACATGGTGCATCCAGAGGTGCTGAAAACCGCAAAAGCAACGTTTAGAGACGTCAAGGCCGTCCTCATAGGTGGCTACAACGAAACTATAGAGACCCATTTAAACACAATAAAGATAAATACGGCCAATCCAGAATCATTAAAAACAGCACTAAAAAACATTTAAACACTAAGAAAATAATGACTATGAACTGCGGAGACATAGCGAAAAAACCACCAATCACCATCACGCCGGACAAGACAGTGGAGGAAGCCGCTGTTTTAATGGCAGACAACCACGTCGGCCTCCTAGTCATCGTAGACAGAAACAACCCGAAAAAACCCATAGGCGTGATCTCCGAACGCGACATAATTAGAACAATAGCTGGCAAGGCCCCCCTCACAGTCACCGTAGACAAGGCAGGCACCATGCACAACTTCATTTACGTATACGCCGACGAGCCCGTGACAGCAGCCGCGAGGAAAATGAAGCAGTACAACGTCAGACATATAGTGGTGCTGGACAGAAACGGCGAGCTACACGGCGTAATATCAATACGCGACTTAATAGGCGAAAAACAAATCCTAGACATACTTGCGAGAGACTGGACCCCAACAAAAGAATAACTTTTTATACACCAACCCCCAGCCCCCCATGAACAAAAACATCATAATAGGAATCATCCTCGCCGCCGTGGCCGTCGCCGTCGCCGCGGCGGCCCTCCTCCTCTACAAACCGCCACAAAACACGTCAACCGCCACCGCCGCGCCCACCGGCGACAAACTCTACATATACCAAGCCACACTGTCCGGCGCCCAGACCTTGAACATGCTTACCTACTACATACCCCTAAAAGACGGGTTGGTATATGCCCAGAGAAGCAACCAGTCCTCTACCTACTTCATGTTGAAAAACGACGGCGTCATCAACGTACTCGCCCAATCCACAGACGGCGCCCGGCAGAAACTCACCTACTACAGCCGCCTCATGGAGATATGCGTAAACTCCACAACTACAGCCATAGTGGCGGGGGAGACCCTCACCCTAGCCAACACCCAGTGCACGCCTAGCACCAGCCCGTTGCCCACGGCCAAGACCTTCGACGAGCTGGTCTTCCTGATACAAGGCCTGCCCGGCCCCACATCCCCTAGCCAGTGGAAGCAGTCGGGCGTAGCCCAGACACCCCTCGGCCAGGCCACCATATACACTAACACCACGGAGATCCCCATTATGAGTGGACTCACGGCGACTCTTGATTACGAAAAGCAGGTGCTCAACGACGGCACGGTCTACCAGTTGAAGATCAAGCTGTCGTATGGGGGGAACGTCGCGGCGACCCTCACCTACACGTTGAAGAACGTCACGGCCCTCCCCGGCGAGTTCAGGACCGTGATTAACGAGCTGTCTAGAAACGTGGCCGG
The sequence above is drawn from the Pyrobaculum ferrireducens genome and encodes:
- a CDS encoding CBS domain-containing protein, whose protein sequence is MNCGDIAKKPPITITPDKTVEEAAVLMADNHVGLLVIVDRNNPKKPIGVISERDIIRTIAGKAPLTVTVDKAGTMHNFIYVYADEPVTAAARKMKQYNVRHIVVLDRNGELHGVISIRDLIGEKQILDILARDWTPTKE
- a CDS encoding DsbA family protein — encoded protein: MNKNIIIGIILAAVAVAVAAAALLLYKPPQNTSTATAAPTGDKLYIYQATLSGAQTLNMLTYYIPLKDGLVYAQRSNQSSTYFMLKNDGVINVLAQSTDGARQKLTYYSRLMEICVNSTTTAIVAGETLTLANTQCTPSTSPLPTAKTFDELVFLIQGLPGPTSPSQWKQSGVAQTPLGQATIYTNTTEIPIMSGLTATLDYEKQVLNDGTVYQLKIKLSYGGNVAATLTYTLKNVTALPGEFRTVINELSRNVAGASTGGLDILRVAQKIGMTFDGGWPAAVVFFDLACPYCAQLFKYNYTLFQGHKLVLVDLIVHPDILTAHQRLRCLYNETPGEVIPTLRLLYDRFLAGDANYTNILPQKQCNIDAEAGMQLATLLAGQNVGTPMTVVVYPNGTYTVINGYDPAAIAKALKG
- a CDS encoding vWA domain-containing protein, encoding MGVLLNVDYKDELTRLRVHEIVKYFQRLGIPLKLAKISNEIIADSFYIHYRTPILRENPGDEEALWHLFIRSYLSTEVYQEISKISRYNYQVSKSASVKLLRAYNSLLSRIERGAVEGVDDKKQDMRELSENQQLRQEINSLLRFYMGNIKNIEKLRKSITKALGNEVGKEAAELLFDIDIDPYRARLAKILESLVEMIAAVQPEVEQGVVAERRGVISGVTRLRAYTDLQKATNLSKAIYIQSRELFGYKLATKSLSIYDVTLDTREKVYLLVDKSGSMFYTLYDGVAMDMTQKITWATALAIALMKRSKKVVLRFFDQMVYPPITNIKDIIKSLLRVLPLGGTDITAAVHTAVRDAKQQGLHNYKLVIITDGEDDMVHPEVLKTAKATFRDVKAVLIGGYNETIETHLNTIKINTANPESLKTALKNI